In the Acidovorax sp. A79 genome, one interval contains:
- a CDS encoding TSUP family transporter, giving the protein MEWIFITLASLLAGFVDAIVGGGGLVMVPALFAAFPGAPPATLLGTNKAASVWGTAMATWQYSRRVQIRWPAMLPAAAAGFAGSFAGAWAVTVMSADFLRKLLPLVLLGVLAYTLAKKELGRHHTPRFAGRAEVLAACLIGVLIGFYDGFFGPGTGSFFVFLFVRLLGYDFLNASASAKLLNCATNVAAIVLFAAKGHVWWHFAVTLAVANVVGSLLGTHLALKHGTGFVRGIFIVVVSTLILKTGYDAFLR; this is encoded by the coding sequence ATGGAATGGATTTTTATTACCCTGGCCTCGCTGCTCGCGGGCTTCGTGGACGCCATCGTGGGTGGCGGCGGGCTGGTGATGGTGCCGGCGCTGTTCGCGGCTTTTCCGGGGGCGCCACCGGCCACGCTGCTGGGCACCAACAAGGCCGCCTCGGTGTGGGGCACGGCCATGGCCACCTGGCAGTACAGCCGCCGCGTGCAGATCCGCTGGCCGGCGATGCTGCCGGCCGCGGCGGCCGGTTTCGCCGGCTCGTTCGCCGGCGCCTGGGCGGTGACGGTGATGTCGGCCGACTTCCTGCGCAAGCTGCTGCCCCTGGTGCTGCTGGGCGTGCTGGCCTACACGCTGGCCAAGAAGGAACTGGGGCGGCACCATACGCCGCGCTTCGCGGGCCGCGCCGAAGTGCTGGCGGCCTGCCTGATCGGCGTGCTGATCGGTTTCTACGACGGGTTCTTCGGCCCGGGCACCGGCAGCTTCTTCGTCTTCCTGTTCGTGCGGCTGCTCGGCTACGACTTTCTCAATGCCTCGGCCTCGGCCAAGCTGCTCAATTGCGCCACCAATGTCGCCGCCATCGTGCTGTTTGCCGCCAAGGGCCACGTCTGGTGGCACTTCGCGGTGACGCTGGCCGTGGCCAACGTCGTGGGCAGCCTGCTGGGCACGCACCTGGCGCTCAAGCACGGCACGGGTTTCGTGCGCGGCATCTTCATCGTGGTGGTGAGCACGCTGATCCTCAAGACGGGGTACGACGCGTTTCTTCGGTAA
- a CDS encoding ABC transporter substrate-binding protein, producing MKLFKAVATALALCAAFASAQARTLDEVKKDGKILIATEGQFAPFNFFNGTTLTGFEVETAELVAKKMGLAIQWKTLGFDALLTGLRQDRWDLVIASHGITEERAKAVTFTDPHYCSGGMIIAMDPAIKSAKDLAGKVVAVQTGTSYLENVQKVSSIKEMKNFPTDVDARSALNSRRVDAWVTDRFVAKAVAEKNPGAGFKLGDMLFIERIAAAVAKGNSSLAAGWNKALAEVMADGSYAALSKKYFNEDVRCQ from the coding sequence ATGAAATTGTTCAAGGCTGTTGCCACCGCCCTCGCGCTCTGCGCCGCTTTCGCTTCTGCCCAGGCCCGCACGCTGGACGAGGTCAAGAAGGACGGCAAGATCCTCATCGCGACCGAGGGGCAGTTCGCTCCGTTCAATTTCTTCAACGGCACCACGCTGACCGGCTTCGAGGTGGAAACGGCCGAACTGGTGGCCAAGAAGATGGGCCTCGCGATCCAGTGGAAGACCCTGGGCTTCGATGCGCTGCTCACCGGCCTGCGCCAGGACCGCTGGGACCTGGTGATCGCCTCGCACGGCATCACCGAAGAGCGCGCCAAGGCCGTCACCTTCACCGACCCGCACTACTGCTCGGGCGGCATGATCATCGCCATGGACCCCGCCATCAAGAGCGCCAAGGACCTAGCGGGCAAGGTGGTGGCCGTGCAGACCGGCACGAGCTACCTCGAGAACGTGCAGAAGGTCTCGTCCATCAAGGAAATGAAGAACTTCCCCACCGACGTGGATGCCCGCAGCGCGCTGAACTCGCGCCGCGTGGACGCCTGGGTGACCGACCGCTTCGTGGCCAAGGCCGTGGCAGAAAAGAACCCCGGCGCCGGCTTCAAGCTCGGCGACATGCTGTTCATCGAGCGCATCGCCGCCGCCGTGGCCAAGGGCAACAGCTCGCTGGCCGCCGGCTGGAACAAGGCGCTGGCCGAAGTGATGGCCGACGGCAGCTATGCCGCGCTGTCCAAGAAGTATTTCAACGAAGACGTCCGCTGCCAGTAA